From Lepisosteus oculatus isolate fLepOcu1 chromosome 8, fLepOcu1.hap2, whole genome shotgun sequence, one genomic window encodes:
- the pcdh11 gene encoding protocadherin-11 X-linked isoform X2, translated as MNMDLVSEANLVVLLACIILQSWAQEKEYTIREEIPENMQIGNLRKDLDLALDPNIKLSSPLQFKPVYKTGDVPLVRVEADTGRIFTTSNRIDREKLCSGLFTEKRCYYEIEVAVLPDEIFRLVKIRFLIEDINDNAPLFQSTVINISIPENTAINSRYPVPSAVDPDIGTNGIQHYELVKSVREFGLDIIETPEGDKWPQLIVQQNLDREQKDTFVMKIKVVDGGNPPKSSTAILQVTISDVNDNQPVFKENDIEVNVPENAPVGTSVIQVHATDADLGSNAQIHFSFSSQMTNTARRLFSIDTNTGLIMVKQPLDREFSPVHKLIVLASDGSSTPSRATVTVNITDINDNVPSIDTRYIMNPINGTVLLSENAPINTKIALITVTDRDADLNGKVTCYTDHDVPFRLKPVFDSQFLLETAAPLDYETTREYAIKIVASDSGKPPLNTSAMVLIKIKDENDNAPVFPQPDIPLSIPENNDPGAQLIKISATDADSGRNAEISYSLGSDAPQNFSIDRRSGILSVVRRLDREKQDNYSFTVIAKDNGSPPLQNNVTVKVMVQDINDNSPAFTHNEYNFYVSENLPLYGTVGLITVTDADAGENAVISLSILHDNGNFIIEPKTGVIKPNITFDREQQSSYTFVVKATDGGRPQRSSFAKVTINVVDINDNRPVFVIPSSNYSYDLVQTTTSPGSVVTRVFAIDNDTGMNAELQYSIIGGSPRGLFSINNKTGNITLQEKILTTDQGLHRLIVKVKDSGQPESLYAIVLVHLFINETISNATFVQEQVRKSMETPLDRNVGDSELTPQANGYVIIVIAIIAGTMTVILVIFVTALVRCRQTPRHKVVQKGKQSGEWVSPNQENRQIKKKKKKKKRSPKNLLLNFVTIEESKPDDPSHEHINGTLDLPVELEEQTMGKYNWATTPSTFKPDSPDLAKHYKSASPQPSFQIKPETPVPPKKHHVIQELPLDNTFVVGCDSLSKCSSSSSDPYSVSECSCQGGFKTPGTIHTRQETALKPPLYGTLYGTGTSCSHRIKINL; from the exons ATGAATATGGACTTGGTGTCCGAAGCAAACCTAGTGGTTTTGCTAGCCTGCATCATCTTGCAGTCCTGGGCTCAGGAGAAAGAATATACAATACGGGAGGAAATTCCTGAAAACATGCAGATTGGCAACCTGCGAAAGGACTTGGACTTGGCATTGGACCCTAACATCAAGCTTTCCTCCCCGCTCCAGTTTAAACCTGTGTATAAAACTGGAGATGTCCCTTTGGTGCGGGTCGAAGCTGACACTGGCAGGATCTTCACCACCTCCAACCGCATAGACCGTGAGAAGCTCTGTTCGGGATTATTCACTGAGAAACGCTGCTACTATGAGATAGAGGTAGCAGTACTGCCTGATGAGATCTTCAGGCTGGTGAAGATCCGTTTCCTGATTGAAGACATCAATGACAATGCTCCACTTTTCCAGTCTACTGTCATTAACATCTCCATCCCTGAGAACACCGCCATCAATTCACGCTACCCAGTTCCCTCTGCTGTAGACCCTGATATTGGCACTAATGGTATCCAGCATTACGAACTTGTAAAG AGCGTCAGGGAATTTGGACTTGACATCATTGAGACTCCAGAAGGAGACAAGTGGCCACAGCTAATTGTCCAACAAAATCTTGACCGTGAGCAGAAAGACACATTTGTAATGAAGATTAAAGTAGTTGATGGAGGGAACCcaccaaaatccagcactgctATTCTTCAAGTTACAATCTCAGATGTCAATGATAACCAGCCTGTTTTCAAGGAGAATGACATAGAAGTGAATGTTCCTGAAAATGCCCCAGTTGGCACTTCTGTCATCCAAGTTCATGCCACAGATGCTGACCTTGGTTCCAACGctcaaatacacttttccttCAGCAGTCAAATGACCAATACAGCTAGAAGATTGTTTTCAATTGATACTAATACCGGACTGATCATGGTTAAACAACCCTTAGACAGGGAGTTTAGTCCAGTACACAAACTTATAGTGTTGGCAAGTGATGGAAGTTCCACCCCTTCCAGAGCTACAGTGACAGTCAATATTACAGATATTAATGATAATGTCCCATCGATAGACACACGCTACATAATGAACCCTATTAATGGAACTGTCCTCTTATCTGAAAATGCTCCTATAAATACTAAAATTGCTCTAATTACAGTGACAGACAGAGATGCTGACTTGAATGGAAAGGTCACCTGTTATACTGACCATGATGTTCCCTTTCGGTTAAAGCCTGTTTTTGATAGTCAGTTCTTGTTAGAAACTGCAGCGCCTTTAGATTATGAGACAACCAGGGAATATGCAATTAAAATAGTTGCATCAGATTCTGGGAAGCCTCCCTTGAACACCTCAGCTATGGTCCTGATAAAAATTAAGGATGAAAATGACAACGCTCCAGTGTTTCCTCAGCCTGACATTCCACTGTCCATTCCAGAAAACAATGACCCAGGAGCACAGCTGATAAAAATCAGTGCTACTGATGCAGACAGCGGTCGAAATGCAGAGATTTCTTATTCTCTAGGCTCCGAtgcccctcagaatttcagcatAGATAGGCGATCAGGAATCCTATCTGTTGTGAGAAGGCTAGACAGGGAAAAGCAAGACAATTACTCCTTCACTGTTATAGCTAAGGATAATGGTTCTCCTCCATTACAGAACAATGTTACTGTCAAAGTGATGGTCCAAGACATTAATGACAATAGTCCAGCCTTTACTCATAACGAATACAATTTCTATGTGTCTGAAAACCTACCACTATATGGCACAGTAGGCTTGATCACAGTTACAGATGCAGATGCTGGTGAAAATGCTGTTATCAGCCTTTCCATATTACATGATAATGGCAACTTCATCATTGAACCTAAGACAGGTGTTATCAAACCAAATATCACATTCGACAGAGAGCAACAAAGTTCTTACACCTTTGTGGTAAAGGCAACAGATGGGGGTCGACCCCAGCGTTCTTCATTTGCAAAAGTGACCATAAATGTTGTCGATATAAATGATAACCGCCCGGTGTTTGTCATCCCTTCTTCCAATTACTCTTATGATTTGGTGCAAACTACCACCAGTCCTGGCTCTGTGGTAACAAGAGTCTTTGCCATTGACAATGACACGGGCATGAATGCTGAactgcagtacagtattatTGGTGGTTCCCCTAGAGGGCTGTTTTCCATTAATAATAAAACTGGTAACATTACACTGCAGGAAAAAATTCTTACAACAGATCAGGGACTGCACAGGCTGATAGTTAAAGTCAAAGACTCGGGTCAACCTGAGTCTTTGTATGCCATCGTCCTGGTCCATTTATTTATCAATGAAACTATTTCAAATGCTACCTTTGTGCAGGAACAAGTGCGCAAAAGCATGGAGACCCCTTTGGATCGAAATGTGGGGGACAGTGAGTTAACACCCCAAGCCAATGGCTACGTCATCATAGTGATTGCCATTATTGCAGGCACTATGACTGTCATCCTAGTAATTTTCGTCACTGCCCTGGTGCGCTGCCGACAGACACCAAGGCACAAGGTAGTACAGAAGGGTAAGCAAAGTGGTGAGTGGGTATCCCCAAATCAGGAAAACAGACagatcaaaaagaaaaagaagaagaagaagaggtcCCCTAAGAATCTTCTTTTGAACTTTGTTACCATTGAGGAATCTAAGCCTGATGACCCCTCCCATGAGCACATAAATGGCACCTTGGACCTCCCAGTAGAGCTGGAAGAGCAGACTATGGGGAAGTATAACTGGGCCACCACACCTTCTACCTTTAAACCTGACAGTCCAGACTTGGCCAAGCACTACAAATCAGCCTCTCCACAGCCATCTTTCCAAATTAAACCAGAGACACCAGTGCCCCCTAAGAAGCACCATGTAATTCAGGAACTGCCGTTGGATAACACCTTTGTGGTGGGTTGCGACTCACTCTCCAAGTGTTCCTCTAGCAGCTCAGACCCCTACAGCGTATCAGAGTGCAGCTGCCAAGGAGGCTTCAAGACTCCAGGGACAATTCATACACGTCAG GAGACGGCACTGAAACCACCACTCTATGGCACACTCTATGGCACAGGTACATCATGCTCCCACAGGATAAAAATCAATCTCTAG